The Thalassophryne amazonica chromosome 6, fThaAma1.1, whole genome shotgun sequence genome includes a region encoding these proteins:
- the stac3 gene encoding SH3 and cysteine-rich domain-containing protein 3: MDQEDDKNSVDIHDNPPAPDNVVKEDRDTVYFIYEEEVEVEEKEPEPPEPVVRVNDKPHKFKDHYCKKPKFCDVCARMIVLNNKFALRCKNCKTNIHHSCQSYVEFQRCFGKIPPGFRRAYSSPLYGSDQPDPNNPNRNDPVFDTLRVGVIMANKERKKNENDKKNMMMMMEEEEEESHQPKENEEGGEGKPDEKKEKGGDKADEKTKGTFSQSHYYLALYRFKAIEKDDLDFHPGDRITVLDDSNEEWWRGKMGDKTGYFPTNYLIKVRASERVFKVTRSFVGNREMGQITLKKDQIVVKKGDEKGGYLKVSTGRKLGYFPADLLQEITVT; the protein is encoded by the exons GTGTATTTCATTTatgaggaggaggtggaggtggaggagAAGGAGCCAGAACCTCCTGAGCCTGTTGTCCGGGTCAACGACAAACCCCACAAGTTCAAGGACCACTACTGCAAGAAACCCAAGTTCTGTGACGTCTGCGCTCGCATGATCGTCT TGAATAACAAGTTTGCATTAAGGTGTAAAAACTGCAAGACCAACATCCACCATTCGTGCCAGTCATATGTTGAGTTCCAGCGATGTTTTGGGAAAATT CCGCCTGGATTCAGACGGGCGTACAGCTCCCCCCTGTATGGCAGCGACCAACCGGATCCCA ACAATCCAAACCGGAATGACCCCGTCTTTGACACTTTGCGAGTTGGAGTCATCATGGCCAATAAGGAACGGAAGAAGAATGAAAATGACAAGAAGAAC atgatgatgatgatggaggaggaagaagaagagagcCACCAGCCTAAAGAGAACGAGGAGGGAGGAGAAG GGAAACCTGACGAGAAGAAGGAGAAAGGTGGAGACAAAGCAGACGAGAAG aCCAAAGGCACTTTTTCTCAGTCCCACTATTATTTGGCTCTGTATCGCTTCAAGGCTATTGAGAAAGACGACCTGGACTTCCA TCCTGGAGATCGGATCACAGTACTGGATGACTCCAATGAAGAGTGGTGGAGA GGAAAGATGGGGGATAAAACAGGTTATTTTCCCACCAATTACCTGATAAAAGTGCGTGCTTCAGAAAGGGTTTTCAAAGTCACGCGCTCGTTTGTCGGGAACAGAGAAATGGGACAAATCACGCTGAAAAAAGATCAG ATTGTAGTGAAGAAAGGAGATGAAAAAGGCGGCTACCTGAAGGTCAGCACCGGACGCAAGCTGGGCTACTTTCCTGCTGATTTGCTGCAGGAGATCACTGTGACATAG